The Lycium ferocissimum isolate CSIRO_LF1 chromosome 1, AGI_CSIRO_Lferr_CH_V1, whole genome shotgun sequence genome includes a region encoding these proteins:
- the LOC132062667 gene encoding uncharacterized protein LOC132062667, whose product MANLTKLEFVALDISGKNYLSWVLDLEIHLDAMGLGDTIKENNKASNQENAKAMIFLRHHLDEDLKIEYLTIKDPLVLWKNLKERYDHLKMVFLPKARHEWINLRLQDFKSVMKYNSEMFRITSILTLCGEKISDSDKLEKTFSTFHASNVLLQQQYREKDFTKYCDLITHLLVAEQNNDLLMKNHENRPTGAAPLPEVNEVYAHHSKRGKGRGPGRGHDNSRGRDNSRSRGRDNGQRRNYFHGVNHSSKKNHHRKGKKKDDRHEVPEARGSENKCYRCGGSGHWARTCRMAKHLVELYQTSIKRKEKNPRS is encoded by the coding sequence ATGGCTAACCTTACAAAACTCGAGTTTGTTGCCCTTGATATTTCGGGCAAGAACTACCTATCATGGGTGCTAGATCTTGAAATCCATCTTGACGCTATGGGTCTTGGAGACAccattaaagaaaataataaagcatCCAACCAAGAAAATGCCAAGGCTATGATATTCTTGCGTCATCATCTTGATGAGGACCTGAAAATTGAATATCTTACTATTAAGGATCCACTCGTTTTATggaaaaacttgaaagaaagGTATGACCACCTGAAGATGGTCTTCCTCCCAAAAGCACGACACGAATGGATCAATCTAAGGCTCCAAGATTTCAAATCAGTTATGAAATATAACTCTGAGATGTTCAGAATTACTTCTATATTGACACTATGTGGAGAAAAGATTAGTGATTCTGATAAGCTAGAAAAGACGTTCTCCACTTTTCATGCCTCGAATGTGCTCTTGCAGCAGCAATATCGAGAGAAAGATTTCACAAagtattgtgatttgattaCTCATCTTCTTGTGGCTGAACAAAATAATGATTTGCTGATGAAAAATCACGAGAATCGACCTACTGGCGCTGCACCACTCCCCGAAGTGAATGAGGTGTATGCCCACCACTCCAAGCGTGGAAAAGGTCGTGGCCCCGGTCGTGGTCATGATAATAGTCGTGGTCGTGATAATAGTCGTAGTCGTGGTCGTGATAATGgtcaaagaagaaattattttcatgGTGTTAATCACTCTTCAAAGAAAAATCACCACcgaaaggggaaaaagaaggaTGATAGGCATGAAGTGCCAGAAGCACGTGGCTCAGAAAACAAATGCTATCGATGTGGTGGAAGTGGACACTGGGCACGTACCTGTCGTATGGCGAAGCACTTGGTTGAGCTTTATCAGAcatcaattaaaagaaaagagaaaaatcctcGAAGCTAA
- the LOC132050614 gene encoding H/ACA ribonucleoprotein complex subunit 3-like protein: MYLQFYINEKGDKVYTTKKESPLGLATQSAHPARFSPDDKFSRQRVLLKKRFGLLPTQKPPQKY; encoded by the exons ATGTATCTCCAGTTTTACATCAATGAAAAGGGTGACAAAGTTTACACCACTAAG AAAGAGTCACCACTTGGTTTGGCCACTCAATCTGCTCACCCAG CCCGCTTCTCGCCTGATGATAAATTTTCAAGGCAAAGAGTGCTTCTGAAGAAGCGTTTTGGCTTGCTTCCAACCCAAAAACCGCCTCAAAAGTACTAG